One Betta splendens chromosome 16, fBetSpl5.4, whole genome shotgun sequence genomic window carries:
- the yrdc gene encoding yrdC domain-containing protein, mitochondrial gives MNSDVLLLLALDPEVPPSLRLWLLRVLQHAVWQRSDSSSQLMRRVRGIAAVLAASTTSYSSAAVRRLRAEMCKELKTRVLRLLAPAATGAAELQSGHTDGAEILKCAAKALKEGHVVAVPTDTIYGLACLAQNSDAVRRIYSIKGRNGQKPLAICVGEIQDIYRYCKVKVKEELLADLLPGPVTLVFERSEVLNTDLNPFTPLVGVRIPDHAFMRQLCQMCGEPLALTSANISSHTSTVEVHEFQELWPRLAVVVDGGPIGDQSRLGSTVVDLSVPDRYRIIRPGCALSSTVDLVEHKHGLSVQLEE, from the exons ATGAATAGCGATGTTCTGCTACTTCTGGCACTCGACCCGGAAGTTCCGCCTTCACTTCGGCTATGGCTGCTCCGTGTGCTGCAACACGCCGTGTGGCAGCGAAGTGACAGCAGCTCTCAGTTGATGAGGCGTGTTCGTGGCATCGCCGCTGTGTTAGCCGCGTCCACTACATCTTACAGTTCGGCTGCGGTCCGTCGGCTCCGGGCAGAGATGTGCAAGGAGCTGAAGACGCGGGTGCTGCGGCTGTTGGCTCCGGCGGCCACCGGGGCGGCGGAGCTGCAGAGCGGCCACACAG ACGGTGCTGAAATCTTAAAGTGCGCTGCTAAGGCTCTGAAGGAAGGTCACGTCGTCGCCGTGCCCACTGACACCATCTATGGTCTGGCGTGCCTGGCCCAGAACTCTGACGCCGTCAGAAGAATATACAGCATCAAAGGCCGAAATGGGCAGAAACCACTGGCGATCTGTgtgggagaaatccaggataTCTACAG GTATTGTAAAGTGAAGGTAAAGGAGGAGCTGTTAGCAGATCTGCTGCCTGGTCCTGTCACTCTGGTGTTTGAAAGGTCTGAAGTCCTGAACACAGATCTCAACCCATTCACCCCG CTCGTGGGCGTACGAATCCCGGACCACGCCTTCATGAGGCAGCTTTGCCAGATGTGTGGGGAGCCGCTCGCACTGACCAGCGCCAACATCAGCTCGCACACAAGCACTGTAGAAGTACAT GAGTTCCAGGAGCTCTGGCCCAGACTAGCTGTGGTGGTGGACGGCGGACCCATAGGAGACCAGAGCCGCCTCGGATCAACCGTGGTCGACTTGTCGGTTCCTGACAGATATCGCATCATCAGACCCGGCTG TGCCCTTTCGTCGACCGTCGACCTGGTGGAGCACAAACACGGACTGTCTGTGCAGTTGGAGGAATGA